The genomic DNA GCCCCGCCCACCGCTGCGAGCTCGACCACGTCATCCCGCACCGGCCCGACGGAACCGGCGGAACCACCGCCGACACCGACCTCACCACCGAATGCAAGCAGCACCACCGCTGGCGCCACCAGCTCGGCCTCGACCTGCGCCTGGAGCGCGACGGCACCCTCGTATGGGGCATCCGCGGACGCGAGTACCGCACTCACGCCACCCAGCTCATCTAGCACCCGCACGGTACGATTGCCGCTGCGTCGTACGGGGTACGGCGCAGGCCGACTTGGCGCAATTGGCAGCGCATCTGTCTTGTAAACAGAGGGTTGCGGGTTCGAGTCCCGCAGTCGGCTCCGTTATGTCTCCGTGAAATTGCGGCTGGTGCGGGAGTCGGCTGCAGGGCATGCTGAGCGTGTGAAGACGCGACCAAATCTGGTCCTCGCCGTCGTGGCGGGCGCAGTCGTGGTTCTTGCTGTCGTCGCGGCCGTGGTGGCTGCCCTGCGCCCGACGCCCCACTTCGACAAGTCGACGCCGGAGGGCACGGCCCAGCTGTTCGTCTCGGCGGTCGTCAACGACGACGACCAAGGGGCGGTCGAGCTTCTCGATCCCACGCTCGGCTGCGGCACTCCGTTGAGGGACGTCTACCGCCCGACGAGCGTGTCGATGAGCGTCGTCGACGTGACTCGCGACGGCGACACCGCCCGCGTGGTCCTCTACGTCACCGAACAGGGTAGCGGCGGGCTCCTCGACTCGTTCTCCCACAACGAGACCTACGACCTGAAGGCCGACAACGGCGGGTGGCTCATCACCGGTCTCCCGTGGCCGGTCTTCTCCTGCAAGTGAGGCGGCGATGATCAGCGGAATCCTGCTCCTGGCCCTGCTGGCCGGCGTCGCGGTCACCCTCGCCTCGGCGGCGCACCGGGGAGCGCATCTGCGGGTCGACGTGCACACGCTGCGCCGGCTCTTCCAGTACGCCGTCCTCTTCGCCCTCGTCGTGATCGTCACGGTCGGTGTCACGGGCCTGGTCACCCGGTTCGTCGGGAAGCCGGCGTTCGGCGAGGACGCCGACGCGCTGCTCGCCCGCAGCCTCGCGTTCGCCCTGGTGGGAGCGCCCCTGGCAGCGCTCCTCGCCTGGTGGTCCCGGCGGCGTCAGCTCGCCGACGGCTCCGAGACGCGGTCCGGCGTCTTCGCCGCCTACCTCACCGTCGCCGCCCTCACTGGAGCGACGGCTGCCGCCTTCAACCTGCAGAGCGTGGGAGGCGCCGCCGCAGACGGCCGCGTGGACGGCGGCGCGGTCGCCGCAGTCCTCGCCTGGGGCGCCGTGTGGCTCGGGCACTGGGCACTGGCCACCCGGATGCTCGACGGAGATCGCGCCGTCCCCCACCTCCTGCTCGGTTCGCTGATCGGACTGATCCTGGGCGCCGGCGGCCTGATCTCGACGTTGGGCAGCTCGCTGGAGATCTTCGTGCACAGCGGCTCAGGATCGGGTCGGCCGACCGCGCCGGGCGCCGGCCTCGGCCTGCTCGTCGGGGGCGCGCTCATCTGGGTGCGCTACTGGGCGACGACAGCAATCCGGCTGCCCCGCAGCAACCTGTGGTTCGGCATCGTGCTGCCGGTCGGCGTCGGCGGCGGTCTGGTGCTCAGCCTCGTCGGGGCGAGCCGCCTGATCTGGACGGTGCTGGTCTGGCTCGTCGGCAAGCCCGCCGAAGGCTCCGCCACGGTGCACTTCGGCGGCATCGGCCGCGACGTAGCCGTGCTCCTGGTGGGCCTGCTGATGTGGTGGTACCACCGCGCCGTCCTGGGCCCGCACCACGAGCGGCGCTCCGAGGTCCAGCGGGTCTACGAATACCTGATGGCCGGTCTCGGCCTCATCGCCGCGGCTGTCGGAGCCGGCACCGCGCTGGTCGGGTTCATCGAGGCGGTGACCCCCGGCGTGGACGTCGGCATGTCGGTCGTGAACACCGTGCTCGCGGCCGTGACACTGCTGATCGTCGGAGCACCCGTGTGGTGGGTCTTCTGGAGCCGCATCCGCCGGGCGGCCGACCTCGACCGCGCCGGCGAAGTCACGTCCCCGACCCGAAGGACCTACCTCATCCTGCTGTTCGGCGTCGCCGGCGTCGCGGCCGTCATCGCCCTCATCGCCGTGGCCTGGACCTTCTTCCAGGACGTCGTGGCGGGCCGCCTCAGCGGGGTGACGATCCGCCAGATGCGCTACGGGCTGGGCACCCTGCTGGGCACGGCGGCCGTCTCCGGCTACCACTGGTCGATCCTGCACCACGACCGCGGGGCCGCGGCCCCGCGACGCGTCCGCGGCCCCCGGTCCGTCGTCCTGGTCGGTCCCGCCGACGCCGCGGTCGAGGACGCCGTCCGGCGGGCCACCGGCGCACGCGTCGAGTCGTGGAGCCCGCTCGACACCTCGACCGGCGCGGGCGCCTGGGACGCCGAAGTCCTCGTCGAGCTGCTTTCCGGGCATCCCGACGAGGACCTGCTCGTGCTGTCCGATGACGGCGTCCCGCGCGTCGTTGCCGTGAGTCGGAGCGGGCGTCCTGCTCCACCCGCCCCGACGCACGGCCACCTCGGCGATGACGCCTCGGTGGTCTAGCTCCGCAGCTGCTGGGCGTGGTCCTGCACAGCGTCCTTGCTGTCCGCCGCCGACTCCTTCACGTTGTCGGCAGCCGACTGGCCTTCCTGCTTCACGTTGCTCACGGCGTCCTGCGCCTCGGACTTCACCTGCTGCACGGCGTCCTGCGCGGGATCCTTGAGCTTCTGGCCGACCTCCTGCGCCTGCGCCTTGACGTCCTCGACGAGCGGCTGCGCCTTCTCCTGGACGGTGGTCGCCGCCTGGCGCTCCGCCCGAGACGCCGGGAACAGCGACCCGACGAGCCAGCCGGCACCCAGCGCGATCATCCCGGCCGCGAGCGGGTTCCCGCGCGTCTGCCGCTTGATCTGGTTCGGCATGTCGCCGGCCGTCTGCTTCGCCTGGTCGACCGCCGATCCGGCCGTCGATGACGCGTCCGACGCGCTGCCCATGATGTTCTCCTTCACCGATCGGACGCGCTCGCGCATCTCTCGCTTCTGCCGCTCGACGACGTTCGACGGGTCGACGGTCTGCCCGAGGGCGTTCACGTTGTTGCTCAGATCGCGCCGGGTCATCTCGATCTCGCGGCGGATCTGGTCGGGGTCTCGGTTCTCAGCCATGGGTCGTCTCATTTCCCTTCAGTGCATCGGGGATCCTGGCGGCGGTCTCGGTGGTCCGTTGCAGGCCGCGGATCTTGGTCATCTCCTTGCGGCCCATGGCCGCCATCACTGCTGCCGCGATCGCCCACAGCACGCCCACGATGAGGGCCGCCCACCCGAAGCTCTCGATCAGGTTGGCGATTCCCCACCACAGCGCGATCGACAGGAACAGCAGCGCCATGTGCGCGGCGACACCGCCTCCGGCGAACAGCCCCGCCCCCTTGCCGGCGCGCGAGGCGGACTGCTTGATCTCCGCCTTCGCCAGCTCGGTCTCCTGCCGGACCAGCGCCGAGAGGTCCTCGGTGATGTTGCCGACGATCCGGCCGATGTCGCTCAGCGGCTGTCCCAGATCGTCCGCCCGGTCGGCGCGATCGATCCGCGACGCGCCGGCGGACAACCCGGTGGGATCCGAGAGCGGAACGCTGTGTGGGTCGCGAGCGGTGGTCATCGAGGACCCCGATCGCCGTACGGGCCCTCCGGGTCGAGCACCGGTTCCACGAGCGGGTCCGGACCGGCCCCCGTCGCGCTCCACTGCCCCGAACCGGGCTGCTGGCTCATCGGGTGCGCCGGCAGGTTCTCGTACTCCGTCGTGCCGGTCGCGTAGCCTGCGGGCCCGGTCTCCACACCGGCCGGGGGCACGTACTCCGTCACCTCGGGGTCGCTGGCCAGCGGCGTGGCGGGCGCGCCCACCCCGTAGCCGGGGATGTACGCCGCGCCCATGTTGTCCGGCTCCAGCGCCGCACCGGCACCGGCACCGCCGCTGCCCGGCTCGTCCGCCGTGAGCCCGCGCGTCAGCCGGCCCGCGAGCAGGCCCGCGCCGGCCGCGATGGCCAGGAAGACGCCCGGCTTGCGCGCGGCGAACCGGCGTACCTCGTTGAGGACGTCACCCGGCTCACGCTGCTCGAGCCACTGCGCGACCTCACCGGCCTTGCTGGCAGCCTGGCCCGCGAACGCGTGCACCGGACCGGACCCGTCGTTGGAGCGCACCATCTTGTGCAGCTCGTCGGCCAGGTTGCGGATCTCTCCCGCGAGGCGCTGCTGCTGACCACTGGCATGACCATCCAGCTCGGTCTTCGCCTGATCCATCAACCGCTTGGCGTGGGTGCCGGCGGTGTCGGCGACGTGCTTGGCCTCCTGCTTGGCGGTCTGCGCCACCTGCTGGCCCTCGTGCTTGGCGTCCTGCGCGACGGAGGCGGCCTCCTGCTTCGTGTGCTCGGCCACCTCCTGGGCCTGACCCTGCGTGGTGCCGCTGGGAGCCGTATCGGTACCGCCCTGTGGCGGATGCTGGAACTGGGAACCCTGTGTCATCTTCACTCCTGGGGTGTCGTCCGCTCCCGGACGTTGCTGGCCCGACGAGCGGTTCTAGCACCCGTACCCAGGTCCGGAAACGGCTAAACAACCCAGGTCATCCCGACGCCGAGGGGAACTGCGGCGGCCGCTTCTCCCGCAGCGCGGTGTAGCCCTCCACGACGTCCGGCCCCATGAACGTGAGCATCTCGTACGCCGCCGACTGGTCGAAGGTCGGTCCCGCGGCGCGCAGCCAGTTGTTCAGCGCCCGCTTCGTCAGCCCGATCGCCGGTTGCGACCCGGTGGCCAGCACGTCGGCGACGCGCAGCGCCTCCGGCAGCACCTCGTCCCGCGGCAGCGCCTTCGCGACCATGCCCATCGCCGCCGCGTCCGCGCCGGTCACCATCTCGCCGGTCATCAGGTAGTACTTCGCGCGCGCGATCCCGGCCAGCAGCGGCCAGATGATGGCCGCGTGGTCACCGGCGGCCACCCCGAGCTTGACGTGCCCGTCACCGATGCGCGCGTCCTCGGCGGCGATCGCCACGTCGGCCAGCAGCGCGGCGACCGTGCCCGCCCCGACGGCTACCCCGTTGATCGCCGAGACGATCGGCTTCGGGCAGTTGATGATGTTGTAGACCAGGTCGCTCATCTCCGCGAGCATGTGCGACACCCGGTCGTAGTCGCCGGCCATCCGCTCGACCATCGCGAGGTCGCCGCCGGCGGAGAAGGCCTTGCCGGCCCCGGTGATCACGGCCACGCGCACCGACGGGTCACGAGCGACGTCCTGCCAGACGGTGGCGAGCTCGGTGTGCATCCCCTCGTCCGCGGCGTTGTACTTCTCGGGCCGGTCGATGGTGATCAGCAGGACGCCGTTGTCGCGGCGGTCGAACGTCAGCTGCTGGTAGTCCTCGAAGCTCATCGGCGCTCCCTCGGTCGGTCCGGTTGTTACTGTCACCGTACGAGCCGCACCTGCCGGCACGGGAAGGACCAGACAGGTGATCGATCCACACAGCCCCAGGTGCACCGGAGCCACCGAGTTCGTCGACTCCGACCACCCGGTGGTCGTCGAGTACGCCGAGCAGGTCTGCGCCGCCGCCGGCGCGACCACCGACCGCGCCAAGGCCGTCGCGCTGTTCAACGCGGTGCGTGACGGCTGGCGCTACGACCCCTACGACGTCTCCTACGATCCCGCCGACTACCGCGCCAGCGCGGTCCTGGCGTCGTCCGCGAACTGGTGCGTCCCGAAGTCGGTGCTGCTGACCGCGCTCTGCCGCGCGGCCGGGATCCCGGCGGCGCTGGGATTCTCCGACGTGAAGAATCACCTGCAGAGCGAGAAGCTGCTAGCGCAGATGGGCACCGACCTGTTCGTCTACCACGGCTACTCGCTGATCTGGCTCGACGGACGCTGGCGCAAGGCGAGCTCGGCGTTCAACAAGGAGCTCTGCGAGCGGTTCGGCACGAAGGTGCTCGAGTTCAACGGCGTGGACGACGCCCTCATGCACCCCTACGACGAATCAGGAAACCGGCACATGCAGTACATCAATCACCGGGGCGACTACGACGACCTGCCCCTCGACGACATCTTCGCGACCTTCGACGAGGTGTACGGCGAGCGGCTGCGCACCGGAGAGGGCGCCCGATGAGCCGGCACGAGGACCACACGTCGCTCGCCGAGAAGCTCTCCGAGATCGCCCGGGCGGCGAAGCTGACGGTCGCGGTCGCCGAGTCGCTCACCAGCGGGCGGATCGCGTCGGCGCTCGGCGCGTCGTCCAGCTCCTCCGAGTGGTTCCTCGGCGGCGTCGTCGCGTACTCGCGGAAGGTCAAGCACGAGGTCCTCGGCGTCCCGCCGGGGCCGGTCGTGTCCGAGGAGGCGGCCCGCGCGATGGCCGAGGGCGTCCGTGACCTGACCGGCGCCGACCTCGGCGCGTCGGCCACCGGCGCCGGCGGTCCCGAGGGCCAGGACGACCAACCGCCCGGCACGGTGTTCATCGCAGTCGCGGACGGCGGGCGGACGCACGTGCGCGAGCTGCACCTCGACGGTGAGCCCGCCGACGTCCTCGGCCGCACGACCACCGCCGTGCTCGAGGCGCTGATCGCCTCGAGCACGACGGAGTAGGCCGCGCTCAGCCCTCCACGTCGGCCGCGGTGACCTCGAGAACCTGCCGCCGCCCGACATCGGCCGGGACGACCACGTGCCGCGAGCGCAGGTACTCGCCGATCGCCTTGCCGATCTGGTCGACGCGGGTGTTCGACGAGCCGCCGGTGCCCAGCAGCCCCCGCAGCACGAAGTGCACCGCCTGGATGCCCTCCATCTCGTGCCGCACGATGTCGAGATCCTTCGCGTCGGGGATCAGCCGCCGCAGCTCGTCGGTCGACAGGGCCGACCGCAGCCACGGCCACACCTCCGGGTCGCGCGACCACACGCCGACGTTGCTGTTGCCGCCCTTGTCGCCGGCCCGCGCGTACACCAGCCGGCCCAGCTCGACGGTGACCGTGTCCCCGTCGTACGACGGCTGGTGCGGCTCGGGATGCACCGGCTGGCCCGCCGGCTCCCGCTCGACCGGCGGCACCTCGATCGCCTCCCGCCGGCCGTCGGCGTGCACGACGACGTGCTCGACGTCCGCCATCGGCAGCAGCGCCGGCCAGTAGTCGATCTGCGGCGACGGCTTCTTGTTGAACGGCGTCAGGGCGTCGTTGAAGAAGCCCGGGATGCTCTGCAGGTACAGCGCGCCGAGCCGCCGCGCGAGGTCGAACTCCTCGAGCTCCTGGCGGGTCTTCGCGACCGCCATGAAGCGGACCGCGACGGTCGCCTCCCACTGGTTCTGCGGGTCCTCCGCCGCCACGCCGAGGGGCGTGACGTCCAGCTGGATCCCGGCCGGCTTGCCGTGCCCGACCTGGGCACGCATCAGCTCCACCTTGCCGGCGACGTCCGGAGACGTCGCGTACACCGTGTTGGTGATCTTGTAGCCCACCGGCGCGAACATCGCGACCTTCGTGGTCTCCGGCGGCGGCGAGCCGACGACGCCGTCGATCTGCACCCGGTCCTTGCCCACCTTGCTCAGCCGCACGTCGTCGAGGTGCACGGTGACGTCGGGGTTCAGGTAGCGCACGCCCTGCAGCTCGTACAGCAGCTGCGCGGTCACCGTGTCGGGGACGACCGCGCCGGCGTCCCGCTCGTGCTTGGTGATCACGGTGGTGCCGTCGGCGGCGATCTCCGCGATCGGGAAGCCGGGCTCGATCATCGACGGGATCGCCCGGAAGCCGGCGAAGTTGCCACCGGTGGCGTGCGCCCCGCACTCGATGATGTGCCCGGCCACGACCGCCCGCGCGAGCCGATCCCAGTCGTCGATCGCCCACGAGTGCCACCACGCCGCGGACCCGCAGATCAGCGACGCGTCGGTCACCCGGCCGCAGATCACGATGTCGGCGCCCTCGGCGAGCGCCCGCGCGATGCCCCACCCGCCGAGGTACGCGTTGGCCGCGACCGGCTCGTGGCCCCACTCCGACAGCGGGCGGCCCGAGTCCAGGTTCTGGAACCGCGCGCCGGCTGCCGTGAGACCGGCGACCTTCTCCAGCACGTTGTCGCCCTCGATGTGCGCGACCGTCAGGTCGTGGCCGTCCTCGGCGCACATCCTGCGCAGCTCGGCCGCGAGCGCCGCGGGATCGAACCCGCCCGCGTTCGTGACGACCCGGATGCCGCGCTCGGCGATGTCCGCCAGGTTCGGGCGGACCTGCTCGACGAAGAACTCGACGTACCCCGGCTGGCCGGCCTTGCGGACCGCCGCCAGCTGGGCGAGCGTGAACTCGGCGAGGTAGTCGCCGATCACCACGTCGACCGGGTCGCCGGTCACCGACTCCGCGAGGCCGGTGAACCGGTCGCCGAGGTAGCCCGAGAAGCTTCCGATCCGGATCGGCCGGTCTGCCGGGGCGCCCACTAGTGCTGCGCCAGCTCGTGCCGGCCGACGACCATGTGGTGCACCTCGTCGGGGCCGTCGGCGAACCGCAGGTGGCGGACGTCGGCGTACAGCTCGGTCAGCGGGAACCAGTGCGAGATGCCGGCGGCGCCGTGGATCTGGATCGCCTGGTCGATGATCTGGCAGGTCTTCTCCGGGACGACGGCCTTGACCATCGAGATCCAGACCCGCGCCTCCTTGTTGCCGAGCACGTCCATCGCCTTGGCGGCCTTGAGCACCATCAGGCGCATCGACTCGATCTCGATCCGGGCCCGCGAGATCTTCTCGAGGTTGCCGCCGAGCTTGGCCAGCGGCTGACCGAACGCGGTGCGGGAGTTGCCGCGCTTGACCATCAGATCCAGGGCGACCTCGGCCTTGCCGATGGTGCGCATGCAGTGGTGGATGCGGCCCGGGCCGAGGCGCAGCTGGGAGATCTCGAAGCCACGGCCCTCGCCGAGCAGCATGTTCGACTCCGGCACGCGGACGTTGGTGAAGCGCATGTGCATGTGGCCCCGCGGCGCGTGGTCGTCGCCGAAGACCTTCATCGGGCCGAGGATCTCCACGCCGGGCGTGTCCATCGGGACCAGGATCTGCGAGTGGTTCTTGCCCTTCGGGCCGTCGTTGTTCGTCTTGACCATCACGATCATGATCTTGCAGCGCGGGTCGCCGGCACCGGAGATGTAGAACTTCTCGCCGTTGATGACCCACTCGCCGTTCTCCAGGACGGCGCCCATCTCGATGTTCTTGGCGTCGGAGGACGCCACCGCCGGCTCGGTCATGACGTACGCCGAGCGGATCTCGCCGTCCAGCAGCGGCTGCAGCCACTGCTGCTTCTGCTCCGGCGTCCCGACCCGCTCCAGGACCTCCATGTTGCCCGTGTCGGGGGCGGCGCAGTTCATCGCCTCGGAGGCCAGCGGGCTCTTGCCCAGCTCGGTCGCGATGTAGGCGTAGTCGAGGTTCGACAGGCCCTCACCGGTGTCGGCGTCCGGCAGGAAGAAGTTCCACAGGCCCTCCTCCTTGGCCTTGTCCTTCGCCTTCTGCAGCGCCTCGAGCTGGCCGGGGGCGAAGGTCCACCGGTCGGTGTGGCCCTCCCCGAGCTTGACGTACTCCTCGTACATCGGATCCACGGTCTCCTTGATGAACCGCTTCACGTGCTCGAGCAGCGGCAACGCCTCCGGCGACATGCGCAAGTCGTTGAGCTCGTCCATGGGATCCATGCTGGGGGTCTGCTGGGTCATTCGGGTCTCCCGCTGTGTTGACATCGATATCACCTTTCAACATAGCTGGCCGTTCCGCGGCGGACCATCGCGCGGGCCGCATAGGCTGGCGCCAGCCGCCCGTGGACCGCGGGCGCGAACGAAAGGGGCCCGATATGACCAGCGATCACAACCACCCGATCGACGACAACGACGGCACCATGACCGACGAGGAGGCGCAGCGGATCGCCGCCGAGCAGACCGCCGCGACCTCCGAGAACGCCGACGAGGCGGGCAAGGACTGGGAGGGGCGCGACGTCGACGCCCCGAAGCCGCTCTAGGCCGGGCGCAGCTGGGCGAGCACGGCGCGCACGATCGCGCTCAGCGGCTGGTCGAACGAGACCACGACGCCGTGCTCCCCAGCCGTCAGCCGCTCGAGCGCGTCGTACTGCGACCGCACCAGGGTGGCCGGCATGAAGTGCCCCCGCCGGGCCGCCACCCGCCGCGCGATGACGTCCTCCGGCCCGTCGAGGTGCACGAACACCGCCTCCGGCACATCCCGCCGGAGGCGGTCACGGTAGGCCACCTTCAGCGCCGAGCAGGCGAGCACGCACCCGGTGCCGGCGTGCTGCGCCAGCCAGCGGCCGCACTCCTCCAGCCACGGCCGGCGGTCCTCGTCGGTCAGCGGGTGGCCGGCCGCCATCTTCAGCACGTTGGCGCGCGGGTGGAAGTCGTCCGCGTCGGCGAAGGGGATGCCGAGCCGCTCGGCGACCTGCCTGCCGACCGTCGTCTTGCCGCACCCGCTCACGCCCATCACCACCACCGTCGGCTGCATAGCCCTCCTTCTTCTACTCTCAGGCTGGCACACAATGAGCGCATGACGTGCGCGCTCGGTCTCTCCCCGGACGGCGAGCCGTGGCTGCATCGCGACGGCGCCACCCGCCCCGCGACCTGGGGCGACATCGCCGCCGTCGAGGCCTCCGACCGGCCTCGTTGGATCATTCCGTCCGTCGCCCGGGTGTATCCCGCGCTGCGCGCCGCCGGCGTGCGCCTCGACCGCTGCCACGACCTCGGGCACGCCGAGACGATCCTCGGCCACTTCGAAGGCCGCCCCGTCGCGGCGCCCCCGGCCGCCGATCCCACGCCGGCCCTCTTCACGGCCGCCGGCGACCGCGCGGAGGATCCCGGCCGGACGGCCCTCGAGCAGTACGCCGCCCAGCAGGACCGGCTGCTCGCGACCGGGCACGCCGACCGGCTCGGTCTGCTCCTCGCCGCCGACAGCGTGGGCGCGCTGCTGGCGGTGGAGATGACCGAGGACGGGATCCCGTGGAGCGCCGACGTGCACGAGCGGCTGCTGGCCGACGCGCTCGGCGACCGGCCACCGTCCGGCGCGCGGCCGCCTCGCCTGCAGCAGCTGGCCGAGCAGATCGCCGCGACGTTCGGCAAGCCGGTGAACCCCGACTCCCCCGCGGAGCTGCTGGGCGCCTTCGCCCGCGAGGGCATCGAGCTGGAGACCACGCGCAAGTGGCAGCTCGCCCGGCTCGAGCACCCCGTGGTCGCGCCGCTCCTGGAGTACAAGGAGCTGTCCCGGCTGCACACCGCGAACGGGTGGTCGTGGCTGCGCGAGTGGGTGCGCGACGGACGATTCCGGCCCGAGTACGTGCCCGCCGGCGTCGTCACCGGCCGGTGGGCGACCCGCGGCGGAGGTGCGCTGCAGATCCCGCGCCGGCTGCGCAGCGCCGTCGTGGCCGACCCCGGCCGGCTGCTGGTCGTCGCGGACGCCGCCCAGCTCGAGCCCCGCATCCTGGCGGCCATGTCGCGCGACCCCGGCATGATGCGGGCCGCCGGCGCCGACGACATGTACGCCGCGCTCGCGGCGGAGGCGTTCGGCGGAGAGCGGGCGCGCGCCAAGGTGGGCCTCCTGGGCGCGATGTACGGCCAGGTCGGCGGTGGTGCCGCCCGCCCGCTGCAGGTGCTGCGGGCCCGGTACCCGCAGGCGCTCCGGCTGCTCGAGAACGCGGCCACCGCCGGGGAGCGCGGCGGCCTGGTCCGCACCCACCTCGGGCGCACCAGCCCGCCACGCAGCGAACGCGACCCGACACCGGCCCAGGAGCGCGCCCGGGGCCGGTTCACCCGCAACTTCGTCGTCCAGGGCACGGCCGCCGAGTGGGCGGAGTCGTTGCTGGGCATCCTGCGCCGCAGCCTCCACGCGGCGTACGGCGAGGGCGGCGCCGCACGGATCGTCTTCTATCAGCACGACGAGGTCATGGTGCACTGCGACGAGCACCTGGCGGACGCCGTCATCGGGCACATCGAGGCCGCCGCGGCCGCCGCGACACGGCTGCTGTTCGGCGACACGGAGGTCGTGTTCGGGCTCGACGCACGCGCCGCGAAGACCTACGCCGAGGCGCACTAGCGCATACCCTCGTGGGGTGAGTCTGGACCTCCTCGGCACCTCCCCCGCCACGCCCGCGACCTTCGGCGGCCTGACCGACGAGCAGCGGCTCAAGGGGCTGCGCAAGATGAAGCTCATCGCCCTCGGGCTGCTCGTCGTGGCCGGCATCATCTTCCTGGCCTGCGTGCTCTGGCAGCGTTCCGGCGCCCCCGAGTGG from Cumulibacter manganitolerans includes the following:
- a CDS encoding bifunctional 3'-5' exonuclease/DNA polymerase, with product MTCALGLSPDGEPWLHRDGATRPATWGDIAAVEASDRPRWIIPSVARVYPALRAAGVRLDRCHDLGHAETILGHFEGRPVAAPPAADPTPALFTAAGDRAEDPGRTALEQYAAQQDRLLATGHADRLGLLLAADSVGALLAVEMTEDGIPWSADVHERLLADALGDRPPSGARPPRLQQLAEQIAATFGKPVNPDSPAELLGAFAREGIELETTRKWQLARLEHPVVAPLLEYKELSRLHTANGWSWLREWVRDGRFRPEYVPAGVVTGRWATRGGGALQIPRRLRSAVVADPGRLLVVADAAQLEPRILAAMSRDPGMMRAAGADDMYAALAAEAFGGERARAKVGLLGAMYGQVGGGAARPLQVLRARYPQALRLLENAATAGERGGLVRTHLGRTSPPRSERDPTPAQERARGRFTRNFVVQGTAAEWAESLLGILRRSLHAAYGEGGAARIVFYQHDEVMVHCDEHLADAVIGHIEAAAAAATRLLFGDTEVVFGLDARAAKTYAEAH